ATTACATCTGAAGTTCAGTCCCTGATAAACAACAATTTGCAACAATTTTTTTCATTGACTACAAGAGAAGCAGCCAGGGAAAATGAAATGGGGGCAAATGTTTAAATGGTTAAGaccaataaaatatataagtgATACGTATTATTGCACCAAATTATAAAAGTGCATTACAATATTAACTCAAAGCAATAAGAAACAAGTCTGTTGTTCGAGCACAAAGCTTTACCCATCTCCTCGGTTTCCCTCTGTGGTTTTCTGCttgaatatgtaatttatttgtCCTGAATTTAAATTGCTCATAGCAGGTCCagttaaatatgattaaagCAGCCATTAATACTAATTAAGTAGGTGCGCTATTTTCAACTGTTTACAACAATACACTCGTCAAAGGGGTTTAAAAGCTCCCACGTTAATTGTCCCAACACATtctttttctgatgtttttgttgAGCTGATAACATTGTGTTTCCTCACGTACAGCCTTGCTCTCTCAGGGTGAATAAATGCATTAATTTCTGAAGGTGTCTTCTTTTCAAACGGGTTCAACAGCAGAGAACATTTGGTACTTTTCAGACACCCCCCCCCATGACATGTTGAGGAATCAGATGAATTGCAGCCAGGCTCATTTAAGTTGTAAGTCTTGGTAAACACTCGGATGAACAGGTGAAACAGGTTGAAACATACACCGTTTATACCTTGGTTTTTTCAACGCAGGGTCATTATTTATCTtgaacaaataaaacccatccTTACTTTTACCACGGAGGAGAACACTTATGATTGGACCAAAATTGTCATGTGACACATGGAATTATAAGTATGTGTAAGTTTGTCTCTATTTAATGATGGATGAGGATGCAATCCAGATTTAacccaaaagacaaaaaatctTCTACAACCTGTTCATTCTGCCATTACCTCTCAGTCATTCCCTCATCCACTATGAGAGAGAGGGCTATGTGTGCAGGTACAATCCTATAGTTAATGTTTCCAATGAAACTCCAGAATGGCATTGGACATAGTTCTTGCCTcactctcccacacaaacacactgactgttGGTCAAAGTCCAAATGACCATCAAGGTCAATCGGACCTCATAGAAGGCACCAGGCTGCACCTGCAGTGTGTTTATAGCAGTTCCATCGTCCTGCAGATGCTTTTATCCAGGTGTGGGTGTCAGGGTCAGAATTTTTGAAGCTCTACTGTGGAAATATTTTGATGCCAGGTTTGTGATTTATAATCCTTTAGTGATTTAATTCAAATGTGCCTGAATTTATGCAGCCATGTCTGTGGTCTCTCTTTTCTACTCACACTGAGTCTCAGCATGACCTCTCAGAGCTGCACACTGTGCATAGATGAAATGCAGTTGCATTGTTTTTTGCACCATCTCATTATCTCTGTTTTCTGCCACACCgttttctcctctctcatttTTCCTTATAACCACAGATGGAGAATGGTCCTCATGCACCAATGTACCAGCTCCTGAACCTCTTTGCCTATGGAACCTACTGCGACTACAAAGGTATTGCAGTGGCAGCACAGTGTAAATAAGTAATATGGCAGCCTGTGACTCTTTTATTATGAGCTGTATTTCTTTGCTGCAAGGCAGGCACCTTGACACAGAGGCTTTAAATGCCCTCACCTGAGACACTGCAGATAGGTTATTCACGAGGAGGAAAAAATTACTCGACTACTTTTTATATGTTAGGGCAACTTTCTGTCAAGCGTTTGCGTGATTGGCTGGTGTCTGTCTAGCTGCAGTGCTGGCACAAATGGCCAATAATCAAATCTTTCCTGACTCAATTTGCCGTCAGTGTAATGCATCGAGAAGTTAAAAACAAGCAGTGGAATGTTAATTATGTCTAATTTTGAACTGAATATCAACCAATAGCCTGAAAAAAGATGTAGCCTGCTTTATTGCTCCCTTCTATTTTGAGTCATGCCAACAGACAGCGCATTTACTTTTCACAGAGTTGTGTAGTGCAGCCCTTTTTAGAGTAGCTGTCAGAGCTGCAGTCTTGTGGGGGGGTTCCTGTCACCAGGGGAGCAAGGCAGAAGAAGACGCAGTCGCCGGAGACAGCCTTCctcactgttgtgttctctgaCTGCTTAAACAGCTCCACTCTCACCTGCATGTCCATTTGTAAATTAATAAGCAGGGCCTCGACAACGTGAGGCGGTTTGACCCTCAGAGAAGTGACACTcactgctttgttttatttcattgtcttgTCTGCTGCTGTAGAGAGAGCAGCCTCCCTTCCAGAGCTGACCCCcgcacagagaaacaaactccgccatctgtccatcatcagCTTGGCCTCCAACCTCAAGGTTAGTTTTTGTTCCACAGAAGTGGAGGAACTATAATGGTGCCATTTGTTtcaaaaatagaaatagaaatctAATTTCTGCCACAGTCACATTGCTCTAGGCATCACGCAGCGAGATATTAATGGTGTATTCACAGTTTAAATTCACTGCGTCTAAATGTGGCTTTGCTATTTTATTCAGACGCATAAtccattttttgtatttgtttcaatATCAGCTAAATTAGAAGTAAGGCCACAGACGAGCCTCAGGATTCTTGAGAAAAAGTTTCCAGCACAACTACTGAcgctgacattttaaatatcttaCTCCTCCCCCCCATCTGAATGATAAAGTATTAACTGTTCCTTTTTAAAGGCATCTCTCATTTGACACCTTCCGTCCATGCTCCACCTTCATCTCAAGAtgcccttttctttctctgttcgTGATAAATAATTGATTCATTATTCTCACCAGcactgtcctttttttttcttaaacttaATCTCACTTTCTATTACCATTACCCCTTTCACTCCTGCCCCCTGTTATTGTCTGTGATATGTCACTACTTTCTCTGCTTGGATTCTTGAACCCTCTAATTGCCCTGTGAAGGATTGTTAAATTCCAAACtctcttctctgcttcctcGGGCAGTGACATTTAGACAAATGAACAATATCACCCTAGCATTTTTTTGGTCATCTTCCATCAAACCATTAAAGTGTAAttgcattttctctctgtttacgTTGGTTTAAAAAGATTTCTTGTGTATTTTTCCCCTCAGTGCTTGCCGTACTCGCtccttctgcagcagctggagctgaagAATGTGCGGGAGCTGGAGGACCTGCTGATCGACGCCGTTTACTGTGACATCATCCAGGGTAAACTGGaccagaggaaccagcaggTGGAGGTCGACTGCAGCGTGGGCCGTGACCTCGGCCCCAACGAGCTCCCAAACATAGTCAACACGCTGCAGGAGTGGTCAGTATGcccactgtgtgtctgtgcacactTTAGATGTCTTAATTATCTGTCTTCAAACTAAAAGTCTCTCCGCTCCTGTCCAGGTGCACAGGGTGCGAGGCGGTGTTGTGCGGTATCGAGGAGCAGGTCACGAGAGCCAACCAGTACAGAGAGAGCCAGCTGAAGGTCAAAGTCCAAGTGGAAACGGAGGTCAGTCCTTCATCCCTTCAGCAGACACTCTTTTCCACTCCAGAAAATCCAGTGAATGTGACTTTCTGTTTCGAGGCTTCCAGCTACTGTTGGTATTTGAGTTCCCTCCTGACCGCATGTTGCCTTTTCTGCATCTTGTTCACAATCAATGTCTTAAAGCAGTGTGTTCATATCACTAAGTTATTTTTGTCTGAGGACCATTATAAACATCGAAAACAGGTTTTGCTCTCtcttatgatttattttgttcaaaCCACCCTTGAAGAAGTCAGAGTTGAAGGAATTAAGCTGGTATCCTCCAAGGTTACGGACTTCTTACTCTAAAATTCCTTCTTTATGCGATTTGTCCTTCAAGGAAACTCAGAGAGACTTTAATACTAGAGAGCTGTAACCATAGGAGATATTCCCTCTACATGAAACACTCAGATTCCTGAAGCATCATAGTAGCTGTTCAACTCTAACTCATCTGTCTTGTTCAACCTTCCGTTCTTAATCTCCCTTCGCTTTCCCCTCAGGTTTCAAACCTACAGAAAACGTTAAAGGCCAGTGCCGCCTCTCCCTCATCAGGCCCCGCCCCTGCTGGAGCCGCCTCCAATCAGGACGCAGACCAGCCTGCTGAGCCGCGAGACCCTGCCTCCTCTCAGGAACCTCGGCAACCCGGCAAAAAGAGTTCAAAGGTGAAAGGGTGAGTGCTGTGGTTTTACCGGTCTGGTAACCGTGGTCATGTGGCTTGATGCATGGGAGGCAGCCAAATAGCGTCTGCATAACTGAAGTCGTCATTCAAACTTCAgttctgcagctttttacataTAACCTAGCACTGAGACTTTGCATAGAAATTGCAGTCATTTTTCAACAGCTTCACAAattgaacaaataaacagtttggctgcattttctgaaatgttttattcagactTGTTGCACTTTGAAATCAAGTTtgagttcagttttttttttttcatgttctaTTTATTCCTCTAAGATGTGAAAATGGAACAGAGAGCTCTATGTGGAGGTTCTTTCTGTTAAGTCTCCCATCACTGCTGCGTCTTTTGTTCtctaaagcactttgtaaccgtggcttttgaaaggtgctttataaatacaaatttacgTCGTTCTAACCACAGCGCTGTaaggactcaaacacttcaaacaCTAAATTAAAGCCATTAGTCCAATGTTCTTGTAGAGTGTGACGTTAATTCGACGGGGAATCGCCGTTTCCATTTTtccataaacatttaaaaaaccagCTGCCGGTGTAAGTGGTTTGTCTGCGTGtgagcacgtgtgtgtgtgtgtgtctgcatgaagCGTCTTTATTATCAGAAGCACATCAGTGTTTTGCAGCCGTACTCTCACCCTGCTATCAGGCACTCGCTTTCTGCTCTGCCTCCATCCGGCCCAATTACCAATGGCTAATTTCACATCTGTCCAGGATTGTAAAATGTCACTGGATCTACAAATGCCCTGCGTGCTCTGCTCCTAAAAGAACCATTTCCCCCTCCAGCGATCAGACGAGATGCGCTGCTCGTCTGCTGTTGATGTTGTTGCTGAACTGAAAGCAGTGATTATTTCCTGGCTGCCTGTCACATTTTGATGAGGCATGGAGCCCTGTAATTTCCCATCACTCAGCAGTGctcttcattcaaatgaagattcACTTaatgttttcaaatccaaattaATGATAGCTTAACCTCAATCCTCGAATTAAATTGAGTTTTGACACCATTCTTTGTAAAGCTATTTGAAGGATGGGACTGATAGTGCAGCAGTCATAAGAAATTGGATCTttggaaaaatatttttaatttgaagaaatagGAAATCCACTGAGAACAATTTTCCATGCAGAAATACTGAAAACTCATTAGATATTGTAGCACAAAGACGCCGGAGTGCCTCAGAAATGTGCTGCTTCAGGAGAGCAAGTGGAAAGGAGACATGTTATCtcaacaaattatttttgggataaatcttaaaaaaaaacgcataaattcagtgtttatttttctaacttTTTTGGGGTTGTTTCCCTCAGGCTGCGCGGCAGTGGGAAGATCTGGTCCAAGTCTAACTGAAGACAAGAGGAAGACGGTGGCACGGAGGGACACTGTCACTGATGATTGGACACGTGGACGTGTTGATGGACAAATGGAAACATTAAAGAATGTGACCAATGCCCACGGACACCCTCGTCACATACACTTAAAAACCAGGAAGCTTCATGGGAACTTTTCTTATCACCTAATTTTCACTTTGACGGATTTGGAAAAACACACTTGCCTGATGGATTCGACGGGTGGGACATCTTCGCTTGCAGTTGTAACTTACTTAACAGGTGGACtatcactatatatatatacacacacagcgCGATTGCAACAGATTAAGACAGAGCAGTCTGCAGAAGGAGTCTTTGACCAGAAACAGGATCCGTGTATTTgaagcgtctgtgtgtgcgtgcgcgtgtgtgtttctctcttatcagtttaaaaatattgtttttgtttagattcattctgtgttgctttgtttttttcttctctctgctgaaTTGAGACATGTTTAAAATCAGAATATAAATAGTTGGGAAATAAAACAACGCCCTGTACTGATCCTGACTGTCTCGTTAATGTCACTGTCTCATCTTTTATTAAATGCACTTCAGTGAGCATCTCTGGAGGGCGCATTGCTAAATGTTAACTCGCGGAAAGGGGCTACCCGTTAAGAGGTCAAGCCATTAATTAGGGCATGTCCCCAAAGAGACTAATGTATTATAGAGCTGAGGCTTCCCCTGTGCGCAAACCAGcatggctacacacacacacacacacacacaagtgcattCATATTTCATACAAGTATGTTTTGCCCAGAGCTTCGATTTCAATGTCAAAATTGCCTGTTGAAactgcctgcccccccccctcccccgtaTATCTCCATCACTCAGTCAGAATGGCCGTCATCGCGCCCGCCCGGTCCATCTCTCACTCCTTCCCTTCTGTTTTCTCTAAATTCTCTGCTCTTGACATTAATGGCGTCAATTAAATGACCAGCAGCCCCAGTGAGACAGACGCAGACGGAGGAATTATGATCCCGATTCGTTTTAACCCTCCATCTCTTTCCCCCGTCTCCCCTGTCCCTCCCAACCTCCCTCCCCACCTCTATAAATAGGGGTGTTAATTTCAGTCAGTGTGATTGAGCTACATTGgttcacagttttttttggtCCCTTCTTTCTGGCAGACTGGAGCTGTGACTTCTTACAGCTGTACAcctttcaaagtgtgtgtgtgagaggagaagaagaagagggggggcTGTATGTGTAATGTAGAGAGAAAGTGGCGGGTGAGTCGTGTGTGAGTAAACGAGTGATGACTCCGCACGCGTTAGTTCACAcctctaacctctccttcagtGTTTGCCCGTCGCGGTTCCAGATTGCGGCACCGCCTGCCGGTACGACTCTCGTAACTAGACAGTCGTTAAAACTTGCCAGTGGAACCCAGCCAATCAATAACTTTGATTGATCAGTCAAATGCCCGCAGGAGATGGAAACACAGGCTGTGCAGCGGGCTGGCCAGGAATCTCAATACACACCAGTGGCATTTCTCCTCTCGCACTCGGCCTTGATTCTATTGACATTTGTTTGAAAAACTACACAGGCAATTCTTGCTTAGCATCCTGTTAATCTCTCTGAAGCGAGAGGGATCCATACGAGGTTAACCGATAAGGGAGAGCTT
The DNA window shown above is from Platichthys flesus chromosome 11, fPlaFle2.1, whole genome shotgun sequence and carries:
- the cops7a gene encoding COP9 signalosome complex subunit 7a isoform X1 is translated as MEVEQLLSLSGPALAQAVSSLLETPGLYVFSDILELPNVREMENGPHAPMYQLLNLFAYGTYCDYKERAASLPELTPAQRNKLRHLSIISLASNLKCLPYSLLLQQLELKNVRELEDLLIDAVYCDIIQGKLDQRNQQVEVDCSVGRDLGPNELPNIVNTLQEWCTGCEAVLCGIEEQVTRANQYRESQLKVKVQVETEVSNLQKTLKASAASPSSGPAPAGAASNQDADQPAEPRDPASSQEPRQPGKKSSKVKGLRGSGKIWSKSN
- the cops7a gene encoding COP9 signalosome complex subunit 7a isoform X2, with translation MEVEQLLSLSGPALAQAVSSLLETPGLYVFSDILELPNVREMENGPHAPMYQLLNLFAYGTYCDYKERAASLPELTPAQRNKLRHLSIISLASNLKCLPYSLLLQQLELKNVRELEDLLIDAVYCDIIQGKLDQRNQQVEVDCSVGRDLGPNELPNIVNTLQEWCTGCEAVLCGIEEQVTRANQYRESQLKVKVQVETEVSNLQKTLKASAASPSSGPAPAGAASNQDADQPAEPRDPASSQEPRQPGKKSSKAARQWEDLVQV